The following is a genomic window from Paenibacillus thiaminolyticus.
AGAAAGCGAAGGAGCTGCTCCAGCAAGCTGGCGTCAGCAACCTGAAGCTGCGTCTCGCGTATGTGAACTCGAACAAGCCACAGACCAGCAAAGCGCTGTATATTCAGCAGCAGTTGAAGGAAGTCGGCATCGACGTGGAACTGATGGCGCTCGATATCGCGGCTTTCGGCAATATGTCGCTCGACATGAACAACACGAGCTATGATATTTCGTTCGGCGGCTATATTATGGGCTACGAGCCGGATGCATACAAATCGCTCTATATGAGCGATGCGGCTTACAACTATGCTCATTATAAAAATTCGGACTTCGATGCGCTGTGGAACCAAGCGGCCGTCGAAATGGACAAAACGAAGCGCGGCGAGCTGTACAAGCAGATCCAGCAAACTGTCGCAGACGAGATGACCGTGTACCCAATCGCGTACGGTAAAGCGATCGTGGCGGTAGACAAGCGCTACGGCGGGTTGGAAGAAGCCATTCCGAAGCCGGTTGTTATGTTCGAGGATTTGTCCAAAATTTATGTGAAGTAATCTCTCGGAACCGATCATCATAAGGTAGCGGGAATTGAATCGAGAATTCGCGGGCGCTTGAAACGTTATCGTTTCAAGCGCTCTTTCGGAGGGAACCTGTGTGCAGAAATATATCGTGCGACGCGTTCTTCAAGCCATACCGCTATTATTCTTCATTTCTATCGTGTCGTTCGCGCTGATTAAGCTGGCTCCGGGAGATCCGGTCAATTCGTTCGTGACGCCCGATATGAACAAGGAAGACGTGGAACGGATAAGGGAAAGTCTCGGCTTGAACCTTCCGGTCTATATGCAATATTGGATCTGGCTGAAAAATGTGTTCATGGGCAATCTAGGCTACTCCCTGACCAGTCACCGGCCTGTGCTGACGCTGATTGTGGAGCGTCTTCCGGCCACGATTGGCTTAATGGGGGCGGCTCTCTTGTTGTCTTTGCTTATCTCCGTGCCGCTTAGCATGTACGCGGCTTCCCGGAAAAACCGCCCGGTCGATCGTGCGCTCGGGCTTGTATCGTATATCGGAATCTCGATCCCGAGCTTCTGGTTCGGGATCATGCTGATCTATTTGTTCGCCGTCCAGCTCAATTGGCTGCCGAGTATGGGAATGCGGACCATCGGCGTCGACTCGGTGTGGGATGTGCTGAAGCATGGCATCCTGCCGTGCACCGTGCTCTGCTTCATGAACGTCTCCGTCTATATGCGCTATGTCCGATCGAATACGATCTCGCAGCTGGAAGAGGATTATGTGCAGATTCAATATGCCTACGGCTCGACGCGAGGCACGGTCCTGCGGCGCCATGTGCTCAAGAACGTGCTGCTCCCGATTATTACGATTCTCGGGATGTCCTTCCCGGAATTGATCGCCGGGGCGTTCATCACTGAGTCGGTATTTTCCTGGCCTGGCATGGGATCGCTCGGAATTACCGCCGTGTTCGCCTTGGATTATCCCGTCATTATGGGGATAACGATGTTCTCGTCGGTCATGCTCGTGATCGGGAATCTGGCCGCGGACGTTCTGTATGGCGTAGTCGATCCGCGCATTAAGACGATGAGGTGATTGTGATGAACCGAATGAAATGGCGTAACGTACTTACCCAAGTGAAAGAGCAAAAGGCCGCCATTGCCGCGATCATTCTCCTTGCCGTCTTTGCACTCGCCGCGATCTTCGCCTTCCTTGTGCCGTACGACCCGAACAAGATCGTCGTGACGGAGCGGCTGCTGCCGCCCAGCGCCGCGCACTGGTTCGGAACGGATGATTACGGCCGCGATTATTTGGCGCGGGCGCTCTACGGCGGACGCGTCTCGCTCAGCGTGGGCTTCCTGGCGATGGCGATCGCTGTTATCGTCGGCACCGCCGTCGGTACGGTGAGCGGTTATTTTGGCGGCTGGATCGATAATGTGCTGATGCGGATGGTCGACATTTTGATGTCGATTCCGTCTTTTTTCTTAATGCTGATTCTTAACGCGTATCTCAAGCCGGGCATTACGACGATTATTCTCATTATCGGCATGCTCAGCTGGATGAATATCGCCCGGATCGTGCGGGCGGAGACGCTGTCGGTCAAGGAGCGGGAATATGTGCTCTATGCCCGGGTATCGGGACAGAATACGCTCGCTATTATTTTGAAGCATATTGTGCCCAATATTATGTCTACGATTATCGTGGCCGCGACGATTAACATCGCCTCGGCGATCTTGATGGAATCTTCGCTCAGCTTCCTCGGCCTGGGCATCCAGCAGCCGAATTCGTCCTGGGGCAGCATGCTGAACAATGCGCAAGGATTTATCGGAGAAGCGCCTTATCTGGCCTTGTTCCCGGGCTTGTTCATCTTGCTGACGGTCCTCTCCTTCAACGTGCTGGGCGATGTGTTCCGCGTCGCATTCGAGCCGAAGGCGAACAAGAGGTAATGATGGAAGACAGATGGAGAAGGGCTATGGAATTCACAGAGAACGGGAGTGGGACCAATGACTGAATTGCTGTCCGTCCGACAATTGAGAACATCGTTCATGACCCGGGACGGCGAAGTGCAGTCCGTCCGCGGCGTCAGCTTCGATGTGCGCGAGGGCGAGGTCATCGGCATCGTCGGCGAATCGGGAAGCGGCAAAAGCGTGACGGCCAAGTCGCTTATCGGCCTGATTCCGCCTCCGGGCGTCATCCGAGAGGGGGAAGTCCTGTACCGGGGCGAGAATCTGCTCGCCCTGCCGGAGAAGCGGCTGCGGCAGATTCGGGGCAACCGCATTGCGATGATTTTCCAGGACCCGATGACATCCTTGAACCCGGTCGTCAAGGTCGGGGCCCAGATCATCGAGGTGCTGCAGCGGCATAAGAAGCTGAGCAAGCAGGCGGCCCGCGCCGAGGCGATCGAGCTGCTCCGCAAAGTCGGCATCCCTTCGCCGGAGGAGCGGATCGATCAGTATCCGCATGAATTCAGCGGCGGAATGCGCCAGCGGGCGATGATCGCGATGGCGCTCTCCTGCCAGCCGGAGCTGCTCATCGCCGACGAGCCGACGACGGCGCTGGACGTGACCATCCAGGCTCAGATTCTCGGCCTGATGAAGCAGCTTCGGGATACGACCAACACGGCGATTCTCCTGATCACCCATGATCTGGGCGTCGTGGCCCAAGTATGCACTCGTGTCGTCGTCATGTATGGCGGCCTGATTATGGAAGAGGGCACGGTCCATGATATTTTCGAGCGGCCGATGCATCCGTATACGCAAGGGCTGCTGCGCTCGATCCCGAAGGTGACGGATGGGGAGCGGGAACGGCTCTTCAGCATTGAAGGCACGCCGCCGAATCTGCTGCATCCGCCCG
Proteins encoded in this region:
- a CDS encoding ABC transporter permease, yielding MQKYIVRRVLQAIPLLFFISIVSFALIKLAPGDPVNSFVTPDMNKEDVERIRESLGLNLPVYMQYWIWLKNVFMGNLGYSLTSHRPVLTLIVERLPATIGLMGAALLLSLLISVPLSMYAASRKNRPVDRALGLVSYIGISIPSFWFGIMLIYLFAVQLNWLPSMGMRTIGVDSVWDVLKHGILPCTVLCFMNVSVYMRYVRSNTISQLEEDYVQIQYAYGSTRGTVLRRHVLKNVLLPIITILGMSFPELIAGAFITESVFSWPGMGSLGITAVFALDYPVIMGITMFSSVMLVIGNLAADVLYGVVDPRIKTMR
- a CDS encoding ABC transporter ATP-binding protein, producing the protein MTELLSVRQLRTSFMTRDGEVQSVRGVSFDVREGEVIGIVGESGSGKSVTAKSLIGLIPPPGVIREGEVLYRGENLLALPEKRLRQIRGNRIAMIFQDPMTSLNPVVKVGAQIIEVLQRHKKLSKQAARAEAIELLRKVGIPSPEERIDQYPHEFSGGMRQRAMIAMALSCQPELLIADEPTTALDVTIQAQILGLMKQLRDTTNTAILLITHDLGVVAQVCTRVVVMYGGLIMEEGTVHDIFERPMHPYTQGLLRSIPKVTDGERERLFSIEGTPPNLLHPPGGCPFQDRCPHAMEQCRQLPPYAVTETGHRSLCWLQQDALGVTLEAVNPEEVGQHE
- a CDS encoding ABC transporter permease; translated protein: MNRMKWRNVLTQVKEQKAAIAAIILLAVFALAAIFAFLVPYDPNKIVVTERLLPPSAAHWFGTDDYGRDYLARALYGGRVSLSVGFLAMAIAVIVGTAVGTVSGYFGGWIDNVLMRMVDILMSIPSFFLMLILNAYLKPGITTIILIIGMLSWMNIARIVRAETLSVKEREYVLYARVSGQNTLAIILKHIVPNIMSTIIVAATINIASAILMESSLSFLGLGIQQPNSSWGSMLNNAQGFIGEAPYLALFPGLFILLTVLSFNVLGDVFRVAFEPKANKR